In Chitinophaga sp. HK235, a single window of DNA contains:
- a CDS encoding DUF420 domain-containing protein, with translation MELKNKNLNTPIAIVSVVIPVLVALLFFLPKPDFHPGFDVRILPLFHAILNSATAVLLVASLYFIKNKQVKAHKITNLIAVGLSVVFLLSYVTYHALAPETRFGDLDHNGMLDAAEKAALGGIRYVYYFLLLTHIVLAGIIVPLVLFTLLRGFQNDIPRHRKIARITWPIWFYVAVTGVIVYIMISPYYH, from the coding sequence ATGGAACTAAAAAATAAAAATCTTAACACACCTATCGCCATCGTTTCTGTAGTTATCCCGGTACTGGTGGCCCTGTTGTTTTTCCTACCCAAACCCGACTTCCATCCCGGCTTCGATGTCAGGATTCTTCCGCTGTTCCATGCGATCCTCAACTCTGCTACTGCTGTACTGCTGGTTGCCAGTCTGTACTTCATCAAAAACAAGCAGGTAAAGGCGCATAAGATCACCAACCTGATAGCGGTGGGCCTGTCTGTTGTCTTCCTGTTGTCTTACGTTACCTATCACGCTTTGGCACCGGAAACACGTTTTGGCGACTTAGACCACAACGGTATGCTGGACGCTGCTGAAAAAGCTGCACTGGGTGGTATCCGTTATGTATATTATTTCCTGTTGCTTACCCACATCGTGCTGGCCGGTATCATTGTGCCACTGGTCCTTTTCACGCTGCTGCGCGGCTTCCAGAATGATATTCCCCGCCACCGTAAAATAGCCCGTATCACCTGGCCTATCTGGTTCTATGTGGCTGTTACCGGAGTGATTGTG